One genomic region from Aureibacillus halotolerans encodes:
- the yqeK gene encoding bis(5'-nucleosyl)-tetraphosphatase (symmetrical) YqeK, with the protein MYSLKQAEAFVAPKLTEARMTHTLGVVETAVELAERYSEDKDKTAFAAMLHDCAKCIPPDEQKQYMLDHNIGHDLLHFHHNTWHAVVGADLVRTQFAIEDDRVLYAIRYHTTGRQGMTTLEKIIFLADYIEPNRKFDGVDDVRDLAEKSLDAAIIKAMANTITMLVNTHQTVVPDTFFAYNDVLFQRKSKV; encoded by the coding sequence ATGTACAGCCTTAAACAGGCAGAAGCTTTTGTCGCACCTAAATTAACCGAGGCTCGAATGACACATACTCTCGGTGTTGTAGAAACAGCGGTCGAGCTTGCCGAACGTTATTCTGAAGACAAAGACAAGACGGCTTTTGCCGCAATGTTGCATGATTGTGCAAAATGCATACCACCAGATGAACAAAAACAATATATGCTCGATCACAATATCGGTCATGATCTGTTGCATTTTCATCATAATACATGGCATGCTGTTGTTGGTGCGGACCTTGTCAGAACACAGTTTGCGATTGAGGACGATCGTGTTCTATACGCCATCCGATACCATACGACGGGGCGTCAAGGGATGACGACGCTAGAAAAAATTATTTTTTTAGCTGATTATATCGAGCCTAATCGCAAATTCGATGGAGTCGATGATGTGCGCGATTTGGCAGAAAAATCATTGGATGCAGCCATTATTAAAGCGATGGCGAATACGATTACGATGCTTGTAAATACCCATCAAACCGTTGTTCCAGATACTTTTTTTGCTTATAACGATGTCCTGTTTCAACGCAAATCGAAAGTGTAA
- the rsfS gene encoding ribosome silencing factor, whose product MTETQLLQLSVQAADDKKAHEIVVLNMKGISLVADYFLICHGNSEKQVQAIASGIREKALGDGLQVHRIEGYDHARWVLVDLGDVVCHIFHSEERHHYQLEKLWGDASYVNIDSFLEPTQTAYR is encoded by the coding sequence TTGACAGAAACTCAATTATTACAGCTTTCCGTGCAAGCGGCAGATGATAAAAAAGCCCATGAAATTGTTGTTCTCAACATGAAAGGCATCTCATTGGTCGCTGACTATTTTTTAATATGCCACGGAAATTCAGAGAAACAAGTGCAAGCCATCGCCTCAGGAATTCGTGAAAAGGCACTTGGTGATGGATTGCAAGTGCATCGAATTGAAGGGTATGACCATGCCCGATGGGTGCTTGTTGATCTTGGAGATGTCGTCTGCCATATTTTCCATAGTGAAGAGCGTCATCATTACCAGCTTGAAAAGCTTTGGGGCGATGCATCCTATGTGAATATAGATTCTTTTTTAGAGCCTACGCAGACAGCGTATAGATAG
- a CDS encoding class I SAM-dependent DNA methyltransferase has translation MSYEQFAYVYDILMKDAPYDKWFQAVQKQTGGKPARLLEVAAGTGKFAKLLLDEGHEVTCVDLSEDMLTVARDRLASDTGQTPMLVCQDMRSLDIGAQFDGITILCDSLNYLHDLMDWKATLTAAARHLEDHGWLLFDVHSLKKMDAFIEEGTYAYASDEVSYIWNTFKGEGEARVDHEITFFVSIDDDNLCERFEEVHEQQAFPMDAIMECIHESGLSLEQCIGDFDETIPLEEAERWLFLCRKK, from the coding sequence ATGAGTTATGAACAATTCGCTTACGTATATGACATCCTTATGAAGGATGCCCCATATGACAAATGGTTCCAGGCCGTTCAGAAACAAACCGGTGGAAAGCCTGCACGGCTTCTTGAAGTGGCTGCTGGGACAGGTAAATTTGCTAAATTGCTTTTGGACGAAGGTCATGAGGTGACATGTGTTGACCTATCAGAGGATATGTTGACCGTCGCACGTGATCGTTTGGCATCGGATACTGGACAAACGCCAATGCTCGTATGTCAAGATATGCGATCTCTTGACATAGGAGCTCAGTTTGATGGCATCACCATCCTATGTGATTCATTAAATTACCTTCACGACCTAATGGATTGGAAAGCAACATTAACCGCTGCAGCACGCCACCTTGAAGATCATGGGTGGCTGTTGTTTGATGTGCATTCGCTTAAGAAAATGGATGCTTTTATTGAAGAAGGTACGTATGCTTATGCGAGTGACGAGGTGTCCTATATTTGGAACACATTCAAAGGCGAAGGTGAAGCCCGAGTCGATCATGAAATTACCTTTTTCGTTTCCATTGATGATGACAATCTTTGCGAGCGATTTGAAGAGGTTCATGAGCAACAGGCCTTTCCGATGGATGCGATTATGGAATGTATCCATGAAAGTGGTCTTTCTCTTGAGCAATGCATTGGCGATTTTGACGAAACGATCCCATTAGAAGAGGCTGAACGTTGGCTTTTTCTCTGTCGAAAAAAATAA
- the comER gene encoding late competence protein ComER: MKLGFIGTGNMGSALIQAFVESNAVWPENVHIMNRSTDKALQLKERIRGIHVEETSESVIQKTDVHFICVKPLDMLQVIRDITPFLRPTSILISITSPVSTADIEEIVPCSVARVIPSITNRACAGLSLVTYGERCDNRAKEKLKRLLQHISQPVCIEENVTRVSSDIACCGPAFISFLLQKMCTAAVEETEITKEEAVKLTTSMIIGLGKLLEENVYTLETLQEKVTVKGGITGVALEALEEGVGDTFSEVFRRTHEKYAVEKAHISKEKVK, translated from the coding sequence ATGAAACTAGGATTTATTGGGACAGGAAATATGGGGAGCGCACTCATACAGGCATTTGTGGAAAGCAATGCCGTCTGGCCAGAAAATGTGCACATAATGAATAGATCCACTGATAAAGCCTTACAGCTAAAAGAACGGATACGTGGAATCCATGTGGAAGAAACCTCAGAATCGGTTATTCAAAAAACGGATGTTCACTTTATTTGTGTCAAACCATTGGATATGCTTCAGGTGATACGAGACATCACACCCTTTCTGCGACCAACATCCATTTTAATTTCAATTACAAGCCCTGTATCAACTGCCGATATCGAAGAAATTGTCCCATGCTCTGTTGCAAGAGTGATCCCGAGCATTACAAACCGAGCGTGTGCTGGTCTCTCGCTTGTCACCTATGGTGAGCGATGTGACAACCGTGCCAAGGAAAAACTCAAACGTTTGCTGCAGCACATTTCTCAGCCCGTCTGTATTGAAGAAAATGTCACAAGGGTTTCATCAGATATCGCTTGCTGTGGACCTGCGTTTATTAGCTTTTTGCTTCAGAAGATGTGTACCGCAGCAGTAGAAGAAACAGAGATTACAAAAGAGGAAGCCGTGAAGCTGACGACTAGTATGATTATTGGGCTGGGGAAGTTGCTTGAGGAAAATGTGTATACGTTAGAAACCTTGCAAGAAAAAGTGACTGTAAAAGGCGGCATTACTGGCGTTGCTTTAGAAGCTTTAGAGGAAGGTGTAGGCGATACATTTTCAGAGGTTTTTCGAAGAACACACGAGAAGTATGCTGTGGAAAAAGCGCACATTTCAAAAGAAAAAGTAAAGTAG
- a CDS encoding helix-hairpin-helix domain-containing protein, with translation MIKKKWKTVAAVLAVLVVVAILFVIKTPLLKQTQSVDQIGDWSTDTSEEHAIKEPGQVVVDVKGAVKQPGIYQLTAKQRVKDAIEKAGGLTEEASTGSVNLAKRLEDELVIVIPGKESSGEIGKTGGQVFDPVLNILNEADVIAMEEWPGIGPKKAEAILAYRDEKGSFSSIEELKDVSGIGEKTYEKIIEAIGAGE, from the coding sequence ATGATTAAAAAGAAATGGAAAACAGTTGCTGCTGTTCTGGCCGTTCTGGTCGTTGTTGCGATTCTCTTTGTCATAAAAACGCCGTTGTTGAAGCAGACACAATCTGTGGATCAAATAGGGGACTGGAGCACGGACACCTCTGAAGAGCATGCGATCAAAGAGCCCGGTCAGGTTGTTGTCGATGTGAAAGGTGCGGTTAAGCAACCTGGCATTTATCAGTTAACAGCTAAACAGAGGGTAAAGGATGCGATCGAGAAGGCTGGAGGTCTTACAGAAGAAGCGTCCACCGGAAGTGTTAATCTTGCCAAACGGCTTGAGGATGAGCTTGTCATCGTCATTCCAGGCAAAGAGAGTTCTGGTGAGATTGGAAAAACCGGAGGGCAAGTCTTCGACCCCGTATTGAACATCTTAAACGAGGCAGACGTCATTGCGATGGAGGAGTGGCCTGGTATAGGGCCAAAAAAAGCAGAGGCGATTCTTGCTTATCGTGATGAAAAAGGGTCTTTTTCATCAATTGAAGAATTAAAAGATGTGTCAGGGATCGGTGAAAAAACCTACGAGAAGATTATAGAGGCGATAGGCGCAGGTGAATAA
- a CDS encoding DNA internalization-related competence protein ComEC/Rec2 yields MNNHGRLTVLAYFACVGCWGGLDDVSAAWAIAVCVSVLLMWSKKIFWLPFCVFAVFYALAWHTDATNITVIDPAQEHFQGTVSSFPETSESGSIRFAFKTVKGEVVMAKAEGLAKPLTRSMRCEMNATLKKPPKSTVPNSFDYSAYLYRQHIHWLAEVKTSTLHCFPPERSPLTLVYETRQRALSQIEKTFPPSLSPFAKALLLGDRSSMPEELTDVYNRFGISHLLSISGLHVAVLCMILFILLTRFFSRNTAMWLLLAFLPSYAIATGADPPVVRSVIKVGLVICWFFLLKQKLSSVEALSIAFMCMLAFSPYVLQSVSFQLSFLVTYGLLFSLNLLQTVSSHWFNQSLLISTIAQLVGGPIVLYHFYELSIWSPLWNVIFVPLYTAILLPGCLFLFLLSFVSPAFAALLGSFLGTGLDVMHAGLLYMDTAAPGTMLYGRAPLWVVCLEMISVVILLIGVERYRFQRRVLLFFLPFVLVFSSHYFMFQLSPLGRVTMLDVGQGDSIVIELPHRKGVLVIDAGGVFSPHFDPGEDIVGPYLKSRGIRRVDWMIVSHGDLDHVGGVSALLHANSVQRILMGKGKNLDSAAVQEVVNVAQTKGIQLVEATDHMQITQGGYSFDIFMSTKETLSRNSQSIVIKTMLGKKAWLFTGDIEEDRETQLVKEKDLKADILKIAHHGSETSTSVSFLEEVNPTLALISAGRNNQFGHPHPIVLNRLKSAEVVVRRTDLEGSIVIQFR; encoded by the coding sequence GTGAATAACCACGGTCGTCTCACTGTGTTGGCGTATTTTGCATGCGTAGGCTGTTGGGGTGGGCTAGACGATGTGAGTGCAGCATGGGCAATCGCTGTATGCGTAAGTGTCTTATTGATGTGGAGTAAAAAAATCTTTTGGCTGCCTTTCTGTGTGTTTGCTGTTTTCTATGCGCTGGCATGGCATACGGACGCTACGAACATCACGGTGATTGATCCAGCGCAGGAGCATTTTCAAGGCACTGTTTCTTCATTTCCTGAAACGAGTGAGAGTGGAAGCATAAGATTCGCATTTAAAACAGTAAAGGGCGAGGTAGTTATGGCCAAGGCGGAAGGTCTTGCGAAGCCATTGACTCGCAGTATGCGGTGTGAAATGAATGCAACGCTAAAAAAGCCTCCGAAGAGTACAGTGCCAAACAGCTTTGACTATAGTGCGTATTTATATCGACAGCATATCCATTGGCTGGCGGAAGTGAAGACCAGCACTCTCCATTGCTTTCCACCTGAAAGAAGTCCTCTGACGCTTGTGTACGAAACAAGACAACGGGCGCTTTCCCAAATAGAGAAGACTTTCCCTCCTTCGCTGTCTCCATTTGCTAAGGCGTTGTTACTAGGTGATCGTTCATCCATGCCAGAAGAACTAACCGACGTTTACAACCGTTTTGGCATTAGTCACCTGCTCTCGATTTCAGGTTTGCATGTGGCTGTCCTCTGCATGATCCTCTTTATACTACTCACACGATTTTTTTCTCGAAACACTGCCATGTGGCTTTTGTTGGCTTTTCTTCCTAGCTATGCGATCGCCACTGGGGCAGATCCTCCGGTCGTCCGCTCCGTTATTAAAGTAGGTCTTGTGATCTGCTGGTTCTTCCTTCTAAAACAAAAGCTTTCAAGTGTTGAGGCATTGTCCATCGCTTTTATGTGCATGCTTGCTTTTTCCCCTTACGTTTTGCAAAGTGTCTCCTTTCAGTTGTCATTTCTCGTGACGTATGGACTCTTATTTTCGTTAAACTTATTGCAAACGGTGTCCTCTCATTGGTTTAACCAGTCATTGCTCATTTCCACAATTGCTCAGCTCGTTGGTGGGCCAATCGTTTTGTATCATTTTTATGAGCTGTCCATTTGGAGCCCACTCTGGAACGTCATATTTGTCCCATTGTATACAGCTATTTTGTTGCCAGGTTGCCTCTTTTTATTTCTTCTTTCTTTCGTTTCTCCCGCATTCGCAGCTCTGCTTGGGTCTTTCCTTGGAACTGGATTAGACGTCATGCATGCCGGTTTGCTATATATGGATACAGCAGCACCGGGAACGATGTTGTACGGTAGGGCGCCATTATGGGTCGTCTGTTTGGAGATGATCAGTGTTGTTATTTTGCTAATAGGCGTTGAAAGGTATCGTTTTCAGCGTAGAGTTCTTTTGTTTTTCCTCCCCTTCGTTCTTGTTTTTAGCTCCCATTATTTTATGTTTCAGCTTTCTCCGCTAGGTCGTGTCACAATGCTAGATGTTGGTCAAGGAGACAGTATTGTCATTGAATTGCCTCATCGCAAAGGGGTATTGGTTATTGATGCAGGTGGGGTGTTTTCACCACATTTTGATCCGGGAGAGGATATCGTAGGACCGTATCTTAAATCGCGGGGGATTCGTCGAGTCGATTGGATGATTGTATCTCATGGCGATTTGGATCATGTAGGAGGGGTTTCTGCACTCCTTCATGCAAATTCAGTACAACGCATTCTTATGGGCAAAGGGAAAAACCTAGACTCTGCCGCTGTTCAGGAGGTTGTGAACGTAGCACAAACAAAAGGCATTCAACTCGTCGAGGCAACGGATCACATGCAGATTACCCAAGGCGGGTATTCATTTGACATTTTTATGTCTACGAAAGAGACATTATCAAGAAATAGCCAATCGATAGTGATAAAAACAATGCTTGGGAAGAAGGCATGGCTTTTTACAGGGGATATTGAAGAGGATCGGGAAACGCAATTAGTAAAAGAGAAGGACCTAAAGGCAGATATTCTAAAAATCGCTCATCATGGGAGTGAAACATCGACATCAGTATCGTTTTTGGAGGAAGTGAACCCAACCCTTGCATTGATTTCTGCAGGCAGAAACAACCAATTTGGTCATCCACACCCCATTGTCCTCAATCGATTAAAATCAGCCGAAGTAGTCGTTCGGCGAACAGACTTGGAAGGAAGCATTGTTATTCAGTTCCGCTAG
- a CDS encoding YqzM family protein translates to MNEFEKSVQSKRNDFIDAGVGFAVSFGFFATIFIIGMVVQIIGS, encoded by the coding sequence ATGAACGAATTTGAAAAAAGTGTCCAAAGCAAACGCAATGATTTTATTGATGCTGGCGTAGGCTTTGCTGTTTCCTTTGGTTTTTTCGCAACCATTTTCATCATTGGCATGGTTGTTCAAATTATTGGATCTTAA
- the holA gene encoding DNA polymerase III subunit delta, which yields MTFVSGKENRIFVLYGEEPYLIDEFQKELVKKAVGDDPSPFDISLYDGEETPLHEILEDAETLPFLKESKVVLVTNPYFLTGTKPRGAVEQNVDILLPYLHNPAPFTYLVFRAAYPKLDERKKIVKQLKQTAVIKHATELSEQELHQWVEKTAQKDEALITVDARKVLLERVGPSLRMLREEIRKLSLYAEGTIEASMVDELVPRTLDQNVFALMDDLQQKKTDSAMLRYHDLLRQKEDPLKLLLLLASQVRAMHQIDGLLKKGYGQAQVAKRLKLHPYRVKVLSTQLKSSSLDLSKMLFDLGQLDVQMKSGRVDKVLGFELFLLQYSSR from the coding sequence GTGACGTTTGTGAGCGGCAAGGAAAATCGTATATTTGTATTATACGGAGAAGAACCGTACCTTATAGATGAATTCCAAAAGGAGCTTGTAAAAAAAGCCGTAGGAGATGACCCATCTCCATTTGATATCTCTCTTTATGACGGAGAGGAAACGCCCCTTCATGAAATTTTGGAGGATGCTGAGACACTGCCTTTTTTGAAAGAAAGTAAAGTTGTTTTGGTGACTAATCCATATTTTTTAACAGGGACTAAGCCACGAGGTGCCGTTGAACAAAATGTGGACATACTGTTGCCTTATTTACATAACCCAGCGCCGTTTACCTATCTAGTGTTCAGGGCAGCTTACCCAAAGTTAGACGAACGGAAAAAAATCGTAAAGCAACTTAAACAAACAGCAGTGATAAAACATGCCACGGAACTTTCGGAGCAGGAGTTGCATCAATGGGTCGAAAAAACGGCACAAAAAGATGAAGCTTTGATTACAGTTGACGCAAGAAAAGTTCTCCTTGAACGGGTGGGTCCTTCTTTACGAATGCTGAGAGAAGAGATTCGAAAGCTTTCCCTGTATGCAGAAGGGACGATTGAAGCTTCGATGGTTGACGAGCTTGTTCCACGAACATTGGATCAAAATGTGTTTGCTCTCATGGATGATCTTCAGCAAAAAAAAACAGACTCCGCCATGTTGCGTTATCACGACCTGCTTCGTCAAAAGGAGGATCCACTCAAGTTGCTTTTATTGTTAGCAAGTCAGGTGCGTGCGATGCATCAAATAGACGGGCTGTTAAAAAAGGGCTATGGACAAGCGCAAGTGGCAAAACGGCTCAAACTCCACCCATACAGAGTAAAGGTATTAAGCACACAATTAAAATCATCATCACTCGACCTTTCCAAAATGCTCTTTGACCTTGGGCAGCTAGATGTGCAAATGAAAAGTGGTCGTGTTGATAAAGTGTTAGGTTTTGAATTGTTTCTTCTTCAGTATAGCTCCCGCTAA
- the rpsT gene encoding 30S ribosomal protein S20, protein MPNIKSAIKRVKTTENRRTRNIAFKSSMRTAVKKFETSVADKNVELATQLYSEASKQLDKAAQRNIIHKNTAGRQKSRLAKQLNSLSA, encoded by the coding sequence ATGCCAAATATTAAATCTGCAATCAAACGTGTAAAAACGACTGAAAATCGTCGTACACGCAACATCGCATTCAAATCGTCAATGCGTACAGCTGTGAAAAAGTTTGAAACGTCTGTTGCTGACAAGAATGTTGAGCTAGCAACACAGCTTTATTCTGAGGCTTCAAAGCAGCTTGATAAAGCGGCGCAACGTAACATTATTCACAAAAATACGGCAGGCCGCCAAAAATCACGTTTAGCGAAACAGTTAAACAGTTTGTCTGCATAA
- the gpr gene encoding GPR endopeptidase has translation MWLGRLNKKGGEPVEEIDLSAYQVRTDLALEATERSQKKETTSTRKGVTSTSRELDGIKETTVVITKEGEEWTGKKPGTYITLETMGLRTQDAEHKQHVEEVFAKTLAAFLSSCGIAENASCMMIGLGNKQVTPDALGPLVMEQILVTQHLFELQPERVSEGFRSVSALTPGVMGLTGIETSDIILGVLEKTKPDFVLAIDALAASSIERVNATIQMSDTGIHPGSGVGNKRKEISKETLGIPVISIGVPTVVDAVTIASDTIDFVLKHFGKEQKEGGTPRRSLAPASMSFGEKRELSQNDLPDEEQRGVYMGIVGQLNEQEKRKLIYEVLAPMGHNLMVTPKEVDAFLQDTAEVLANGLNAALHEAITQSNLASYRQ, from the coding sequence ATGTGGCTGGGCAGACTGAATAAAAAAGGAGGCGAGCCTGTGGAAGAGATTGATTTGTCAGCATATCAGGTGAGAACGGACTTGGCACTGGAGGCAACTGAACGTTCGCAGAAAAAAGAAACGACATCAACTAGAAAAGGTGTCACGTCAACGTCAAGGGAGCTCGATGGCATTAAAGAAACGACGGTCGTCATTACAAAAGAAGGTGAAGAATGGACGGGGAAAAAACCGGGCACTTACATTACGCTTGAAACGATGGGGTTACGTACGCAGGATGCAGAACATAAGCAGCACGTAGAAGAAGTTTTCGCAAAGACGCTAGCTGCCTTTCTTTCATCCTGCGGCATTGCTGAGAATGCATCGTGTATGATGATCGGTCTTGGAAACAAGCAGGTAACGCCAGATGCACTTGGCCCCTTAGTGATGGAGCAAATTCTTGTCACACAGCATTTATTTGAGCTGCAGCCAGAGCGTGTGTCCGAAGGCTTTCGGTCAGTGAGCGCCTTGACGCCAGGTGTGATGGGGCTGACAGGCATTGAAACCAGTGACATCATCCTCGGCGTTTTGGAGAAAACAAAACCCGACTTCGTATTGGCCATTGATGCCTTAGCAGCAAGTTCAATTGAGCGTGTGAACGCAACGATTCAAATGTCGGACACGGGCATCCATCCTGGATCTGGGGTCGGAAACAAACGGAAAGAAATTAGCAAAGAGACGCTTGGAATTCCGGTGATTTCGATTGGTGTTCCTACAGTCGTCGATGCTGTGACAATTGCGAGCGATACGATTGATTTTGTTTTAAAGCATTTCGGAAAGGAGCAAAAGGAAGGAGGGACGCCAAGGAGAAGCCTTGCGCCTGCATCCATGTCATTTGGAGAGAAACGAGAGCTCTCACAAAATGATTTGCCTGACGAAGAACAGCGCGGGGTGTATATGGGCATTGTAGGTCAGTTAAATGAGCAAGAAAAACGAAAGCTCATCTATGAAGTGCTTGCTCCGATGGGACATAATTTAATGGTCACGCCTAAAGAAGTGGACGCATTTTTGCAAGATACCGCAGAGGTCCTTGCCAATGGACTAAACGCTGCCCTCCATGAAGCGATCACACAAAGCAATCTCGCATCTTACAGACAATAG
- the spoIIP gene encoding stage II sporulation protein P has product MFGRRWMALLLLSFWGFVSLAGALTAVQSEWRMNAKPLQDYLAPFSGAGLVHMLAMENHYFSQATPTPPPNVQHLTLQAISTLQPEDHRTLLGKELPGFTTFDGDIIVAGEGTDYTTLPIESAPPLEVLEKEREASALALKGEEGPSLSPPLQTTGDRDVVYIYHTHSRESFLPMLPDVTNPNEAFHTEANITLVGKKLGEALEKRGIGTAVNTEDITGQLLANDATYAQSYDFSKPVVKEAIANNDDLTFFFDLHRDALRKKDTTVTINNKAYARTVFVIGGEHARYEENLALAKELNQRLEADYPGLSRGITKKQGPGTNGKFNQDLSPNAILIEFGGVDNTSEELYRTAEAIADVFADYYWEAEKVNTEGGTSE; this is encoded by the coding sequence ATGTTCGGCAGAAGGTGGATGGCACTGCTGCTTTTAAGCTTTTGGGGATTTGTTAGTCTTGCCGGCGCACTAACTGCCGTGCAATCGGAATGGCGAATGAATGCGAAGCCGCTGCAAGACTATCTCGCTCCTTTCTCAGGAGCTGGCCTTGTGCATATGCTCGCTATGGAAAATCACTATTTCTCGCAAGCGACCCCAACGCCGCCACCAAACGTCCAACATTTGACCCTCCAAGCGATTTCAACGCTTCAGCCGGAGGATCATCGAACGCTTTTAGGAAAAGAATTGCCAGGATTTACGACCTTTGATGGCGATATTATCGTTGCTGGTGAAGGGACAGACTACACAACACTGCCAATAGAATCGGCGCCACCGTTGGAAGTATTAGAAAAGGAGAGAGAAGCTTCTGCTCTTGCTCTTAAAGGGGAAGAAGGTCCCTCTTTATCACCCCCACTACAAACAACCGGAGATCGGGATGTCGTTTACATTTATCATACACACTCGCGTGAATCATTTCTGCCAATGCTTCCTGATGTGACAAACCCGAATGAGGCGTTTCATACAGAGGCGAATATTACGCTGGTTGGGAAAAAGCTAGGAGAAGCACTTGAAAAACGTGGTATAGGAACCGCTGTGAACACGGAGGACATCACTGGTCAGCTTCTCGCCAATGATGCAACGTACGCACAGTCCTATGATTTTTCCAAACCAGTAGTCAAAGAAGCGATAGCAAACAACGATGATCTGACGTTCTTTTTTGATCTTCACCGTGATGCGCTCAGGAAAAAGGATACGACGGTGACGATAAACAACAAGGCCTACGCGCGGACTGTGTTTGTCATTGGAGGAGAACATGCACGATATGAAGAGAATCTTGCATTAGCCAAGGAGTTAAATCAGCGCTTAGAGGCAGATTATCCAGGGTTAAGTCGAGGCATTACAAAGAAACAAGGGCCTGGGACGAATGGAAAATTCAATCAAGATCTATCGCCAAACGCCATCTTAATTGAATTTGGTGGTGTGGACAATACGAGTGAAGAATTGTATCGGACGGCTGAGGCCATTGCGGACGTATTTGCAGATTATTACTGGGAAGCTGAGAAGGTCAATACGGAAGGAGGTACGTCTGAATGA
- a CDS encoding DUF3679 domain-containing protein, whose product MKRFFLKTIGLLLLLFISVLYGMQLSNDGMNTIKGYDDSSFHEALAWTESDKEWNAVVLGEKWDQERLEQKQEQFEAMQTENFLSSVGAKTGEVFYQTVNRLLRLVTGT is encoded by the coding sequence ATGAAGCGATTTTTTCTAAAAACCATTGGACTGCTGCTCTTGTTATTTATCAGTGTTTTGTACGGTATGCAACTGTCAAATGACGGAATGAACACGATTAAGGGGTACGATGACTCATCGTTCCATGAAGCCTTGGCATGGACCGAGAGCGACAAAGAATGGAATGCGGTCGTTCTAGGAGAGAAATGGGATCAAGAACGATTAGAACAAAAGCAAGAGCAGTTTGAGGCGATGCAGACAGAAAACTTCCTCTCCTCGGTTGGTGCTAAGACGGGAGAGGTATTTTATCAAACAGTGAATCGCTTGCTTCGCCTCGTGACAGGAACATAA